The following proteins are encoded in a genomic region of Desulfurococcaceae archaeon:
- a CDS encoding 30S ribosomal protein S11, with product MAFAFRELRWGIAHIYSSSNNTIIHITDLSGAETVSMWSGGRVVKADREKPSPYAAMLAASRAATETMDKGVTALHIKVRAPGGHGPKTPGPGTQAAIRALARSGFIIGRIEDVTPIPHDTTRRPGGRRGKRL from the coding sequence ATGGCGTTCGCATTTCGGGAACTTAGATGGGGGATCGCACACATATACAGTAGCTCTAATAACACCATAATACACATCACAGACCTCTCGGGTGCCGAGACTGTTAGCATGTGGAGTGGGGGAAGAGTAGTTAAAGCTGACAGGGAAAAGCCGAGTCCTTACGCGGCTATGTTGGCGGCGTCGAGAGCTGCTACCGAGACCATGGATAAGGGTGTAACTGCATTACACATCAAAGTAAGAGCACCTGGAGGGCACGGCCCTAAGACTCCGGGACCGGGCACTCAAGCTGCTATTAGAGCCCTTGCACGCTCGGGATTCATAATCGGCAGAATAGAAGACGTCACTCCAATACCTCACGATACCACTAGGAGGCCGGGTGGTAGGAGAGGTAAGAGGCTCTAG
- a CDS encoding 30S ribosomal protein S4, with the protein MGDPRKSRRMWMGPRHPWRKERLLEESRLVGIYGLRNKRELWKTTTLVRYFRHRARALLVAPPEVREREEKVLVEKLIKLGLLNEGAKLDDVMNLHVEDLLERRLQTLVYRKGLAKSIYEARQLIVHGHIAVGGRRVRSPGYIVSRDEEQLIGYYHKSPLAGVQAQAAS; encoded by the coding sequence ATGGGCGATCCTAGGAAATCCCGAAGGATGTGGATGGGTCCTAGACATCCGTGGCGCAAAGAAAGGCTGCTCGAAGAATCCAGGTTAGTGGGCATTTACGGGCTTCGAAATAAAAGAGAGCTGTGGAAAACAACGACCCTGGTAAGATACTTTAGGCACCGTGCAAGAGCCCTACTCGTCGCTCCGCCCGAAGTGCGTGAAAGGGAGGAAAAAGTGCTCGTGGAGAAGCTAATTAAGTTGGGGTTGCTTAACGAGGGGGCTAAGCTAGACGACGTAATGAACCTCCACGTAGAAGACCTGCTTGAAAGGAGGTTGCAGACACTGGTTTACAGGAAGGGGCTCGCGAAGAGCATATACGAAGCAAGACAACTCATCGTTCATGGGCACATCGCCGTTGGTGGAAGGAGGGTGAGGTCCCCCGGCTATATAGTATCAAGAGACGAAGAGCAGCTGATAGGCTATTACCACAAAAGCCCACTTGCAGGAGTCCAGGCACAGGCCGCTTCGTAG